The proteins below come from a single Streptomyces sp. SCSIO 75703 genomic window:
- a CDS encoding SDR family oxidoreductase: MRLLVLGGTEFAGRALVEAALARGWDVTVLNRGRHAPPPGARALRGDRTANGGLDALAEGTWDAVVDTWSAAPRAVRDTARLLRDRAGRYVYVSSCSVYAWPPSPGYGEDAPLVEGAAPDADRTDYARDKRGAELAVLDAFGADRSVLVRAGLILGPYENIGRLPWWLNRMARGGPVLAPGPRELPLQYVDVRDLAAWVLDAVEQGLSGPYNLVSPQGHATMGALLDACAEVTGGTAVLRWTDPGAVLAAGIEPWTQLPVWVPPGGELHGALHRSDVSRVLATGLRCRPVAETVRDTWRWLCSLGGNAPQRPDRPAVGLDPVTEARVLATGAQGPGTR, from the coding sequence ATGAGACTACTGGTGCTGGGCGGAACGGAGTTCGCGGGACGGGCCCTGGTGGAGGCGGCGCTCGCACGGGGCTGGGACGTCACCGTCCTGAACCGGGGACGGCACGCGCCGCCGCCCGGGGCGCGGGCGCTGCGCGGCGACCGGACGGCGAACGGCGGTCTCGACGCGCTGGCCGAGGGCACCTGGGACGCCGTCGTCGACACCTGGTCGGCGGCGCCCCGCGCGGTGCGGGACACGGCGCGGCTGCTGCGGGACCGCGCCGGACGGTACGTGTACGTGTCGAGCTGCTCGGTGTACGCGTGGCCGCCGTCCCCCGGGTACGGCGAGGACGCGCCGCTCGTCGAGGGCGCCGCGCCGGACGCGGACCGGACGGACTACGCGCGGGACAAGCGGGGCGCCGAACTGGCCGTCCTGGACGCCTTCGGCGCGGACCGCTCGGTGCTCGTCCGGGCCGGGCTGATCCTTGGCCCGTACGAGAACATCGGGCGGTTGCCGTGGTGGCTGAACCGGATGGCGCGGGGCGGCCCGGTGCTCGCCCCGGGGCCGCGGGAGCTGCCGCTCCAGTACGTGGACGTGCGCGACCTCGCCGCGTGGGTCCTCGACGCCGTGGAGCAGGGGCTGAGCGGGCCGTACAACCTCGTCTCGCCGCAGGGGCACGCCACCATGGGCGCGCTGCTCGACGCCTGCGCCGAGGTCACCGGCGGCACGGCCGTGTTGCGGTGGACCGACCCCGGCGCGGTCCTCGCCGCGGGGATCGAACCGTGGACGCAGCTCCCGGTGTGGGTGCCGCCCGGCGGCGAACTGCACGGCGCCCTGCACCGCTCCGACGTCTCCCGCGTCCTGGCCACGGGGCTGCGCTGCCGCCCGGTCGCCGAGACGGTGCGCGACACCTGGCGGTGGCTGTGCTCCCTCGGCGGCAACGCGCCGCAGCGGCCGGACCGGCCCGCGGTGGGGCTGGACCCGGTGACCGAGGCGAGGGTGCTGGCCACCGGCGCGCAGGGGCCGGGCACCCGCTGA
- a CDS encoding winged helix-turn-helix domain-containing protein produces MATIRPLSPVPPAHPRATPPERPSGRPAPSPAAPPAGDPRHRLRAVDRDDAQGPAPRPGVPEALGGVTDLLPPGATWLPAPPQSLPALPGRPPMVGYLVLVPADRQPPLPPVAVTGRPEKGSPGGDPLVRIDAARRTASVDGRELDLTYLEFELLAHLVAHPHRVHTRDHLVTTVWGYGHVGDGRTVDVHIARLRRKLGAEHRRTIQTVRRVGYKYVPPAGR; encoded by the coding sequence ATGGCGACCATCCGTCCCCTGTCCCCCGTCCCCCCGGCCCACCCCCGCGCCACGCCCCCCGAGCGTCCCTCGGGCCGTCCCGCCCCCTCCCCCGCCGCCCCGCCCGCCGGCGACCCCCGGCACCGGCTGCGTGCCGTCGACCGCGACGACGCGCAGGGGCCCGCGCCGCGCCCCGGCGTCCCCGAGGCGCTGGGCGGCGTGACCGACCTGCTGCCGCCCGGCGCGACCTGGCTTCCCGCGCCCCCGCAGTCGCTGCCCGCCCTGCCGGGCCGGCCGCCGATGGTGGGCTACCTCGTCCTCGTCCCGGCGGACCGGCAGCCGCCCCTGCCGCCGGTGGCCGTCACCGGCCGTCCCGAGAAGGGCTCGCCGGGCGGCGACCCGCTGGTACGGATCGACGCCGCGCGGCGCACCGCTTCCGTCGACGGGCGCGAACTCGACCTGACCTACCTGGAGTTCGAGCTGCTGGCACACCTGGTGGCGCACCCGCACCGGGTGCACACGCGCGACCACCTGGTCACCACCGTGTGGGGCTACGGACACGTGGGCGACGGCCGCACCGTCGACGTGCACATCGCCCGGCTGCGCCGCAAACTCGGCGCCGAGCACCGGCGGACGATCCAGACGGTGCGCCGGGTCGGCTACAAGTACGTCCCGCCGGCCGGTCGCTGA
- a CDS encoding MarR family transcriptional regulator has protein sequence MVRLLRAVAAGLSAHGARFAQRHGMHPTDVRAVTVLLDASGTGEELTAGRLGAALGLNSAGTTALVDRLERAGHARRVRGRRDRRHVVVRVEDRAVGLVGPHTGRLADRATALLRDYDDRELAAVRRFLTGMRDAAGQEAADA, from the coding sequence ATCGTCCGGCTGCTGCGCGCCGTGGCCGCGGGGCTGTCGGCCCACGGCGCGCGGTTCGCGCAGCGGCACGGCATGCATCCGACCGACGTCCGCGCCGTGACCGTGCTCCTCGACGCCTCCGGCACGGGCGAGGAGCTGACCGCCGGGCGCCTCGGCGCGGCGCTCGGGCTGAACTCCGCCGGGACGACCGCGCTGGTCGACCGGCTGGAACGGGCCGGGCACGCGCGCCGGGTCCGCGGCCGGCGCGACCGGCGCCACGTCGTCGTCCGGGTCGAGGACCGCGCGGTCGGCCTGGTCGGGCCCCACACCGGACGGCTCGCCGACCGCGCGACGGCCCTCCTGCGCGACTACGACGACCGTGAACTCGCCGCCGTCCGCCGCTTCCTGACCGGCATGCGCGACGCGGCCGGTCAGGAGGCGGCGGACGCCTGA
- a CDS encoding arsenate reductase family protein yields the protein MEIWINPACSKCRGAIALLDEAGAEYTVRRYLEDVPGEDEIREVLGRLGLEPWDITRTQEPAAKDLGVKDWPRDDAARERWIAALAAHPKLIQRPIITADDGTAVVGRTDEAVRDALSR from the coding sequence ATGGAGATCTGGATCAATCCGGCCTGCTCGAAGTGCCGCGGCGCGATCGCCCTGCTGGACGAGGCGGGCGCCGAGTACACCGTCCGCCGGTACCTGGAGGACGTGCCCGGCGAGGACGAGATCCGCGAGGTTCTGGGGCGGCTCGGCCTGGAGCCCTGGGACATCACCCGCACCCAGGAGCCCGCGGCGAAGGACCTGGGCGTCAAGGACTGGCCCCGGGACGACGCCGCCCGCGAGCGCTGGATCGCCGCGCTCGCCGCGCACCCCAAACTGATCCAGCGGCCGATCATCACCGCCGACGACGGGACGGCCGTGGTCGGCCGCACCGACGAGGCCGTCCGCGACGCCCTGTCCCGCTAG
- the htpX gene encoding zinc metalloprotease HtpX yields the protein MQSRFRSDRRLTVRMGVTLFLLGLLYVGFVAALITLLKSWVLVVVIVALLFGAQYWFSDRIALFAMHGKVVERDEYPELHGVVDRLAAMADMPKPLVAVSAMDMPNAFATGRNADNAVVCVTTGLLRRLEPAELEGVLAHELSHVAHKDVAVITVASFLGVIAGLIVRFAFYSQLFGGGRRDQNTLVVFAAIMGVSAAVYTISFLLIRALSRYRELAADRAAAVLTGRPSALAAALTKVSGDIARIPTKDLRTAQAFNAFYFTPAFGSDPGLGKFFATHPSLEQRLEQLGRISAELDEAAAPGKA from the coding sequence ATGCAGAGCCGCTTCCGGAGCGACCGGCGGTTGACCGTCCGTATGGGGGTCACGCTGTTCCTGCTCGGGTTGCTGTACGTGGGCTTCGTGGCCGCGTTGATCACGCTGCTGAAGTCCTGGGTCCTGGTCGTGGTGATCGTCGCGCTGCTGTTCGGCGCCCAGTACTGGTTCTCCGACCGGATCGCGCTGTTCGCCATGCACGGCAAGGTCGTCGAACGGGACGAGTATCCGGAGCTGCACGGGGTCGTGGACCGGCTGGCGGCGATGGCGGACATGCCGAAACCGCTGGTCGCCGTGTCGGCGATGGACATGCCGAACGCGTTCGCCACGGGACGCAACGCGGACAACGCGGTGGTCTGTGTGACCACCGGCCTGCTGCGGCGGCTGGAACCGGCCGAACTGGAGGGCGTGCTCGCGCACGAGTTGTCGCACGTGGCCCACAAGGACGTGGCGGTGATCACGGTCGCGTCCTTCCTCGGGGTGATCGCCGGACTCATCGTGCGGTTCGCCTTCTACTCACAGCTCTTCGGCGGCGGCCGGCGGGACCAGAACACCCTCGTCGTCTTCGCGGCGATCATGGGCGTCTCGGCCGCCGTGTACACGATCAGCTTCCTGTTGATCCGTGCCCTGTCCCGGTACCGGGAGCTGGCGGCGGACCGGGCGGCGGCGGTGCTCACCGGCCGTCCCTCGGCGCTGGCGGCGGCGCTCACCAAGGTGTCCGGGGACATCGCCCGCATCCCGACGAAGGACCTGCGGACGGCGCAGGCGTTCAACGCCTTCTACTTCACGCCGGCCTTCGGGTCCGACCCCGGTCTGGGCAAGTTCTTCGCCACGCACCCGAGCCTGGAGCAGCGGCTCGAACAGCTCGGCCGGATCTCGGCGGAGCTGGACGAGGCCGCGGCGCCCGGGAAGGCGTGA
- the glnA gene encoding type I glutamate--ammonia ligase translates to MFQNADEAKKFIADEDVKFIDVRFCDLPGVMQHFTLPAGAFDPDEEQAFDGSSIRGFQAIHESDMSLRADLSTARVDPFRRDKTLNINFFIHDPITGEQYSRDPRNVARKAEAYLASTGIADTAFFGPEAEFYVFDSVRFATSANESFYHIDSEAGAWNTGALEDNRGYKVRYKGGYFPVPPVDHFADLRAEISLELERAGLQVERQHHEVGTAGQAEINYKFNTLLAAADDLQLFKYIVKNVAWKNGKTATFMPKPIFGDNGSGMHVHQSLWSNGEPLFYDEQGYAGLSDTARHYIGGVLRHAPSLLAFTNPTVNSYHRLVPGFEAPVNLVYSQRNRSAAMRIPITGSNPKAKRVEFRAPDASGNPYLAFSALLLAGLDGIKNKIEPADPIDKDLYELPPEEHANVAQVPTSLDAVLDRLEADHEFLLQGDVFTPDLIETWIDFKRANEIAPLQLRPHPHEFEMYFDV, encoded by the coding sequence ATGTTCCAGAACGCCGACGAAGCCAAGAAATTCATCGCGGACGAGGACGTCAAGTTCATCGACGTCCGCTTCTGCGACCTGCCGGGCGTCATGCAGCACTTCACGCTGCCGGCCGGGGCGTTCGACCCGGACGAGGAGCAGGCCTTCGACGGTTCCTCCATCCGCGGTTTCCAGGCCATCCACGAGTCGGACATGTCGCTGCGCGCCGATCTGTCCACCGCCCGCGTGGACCCCTTCCGGCGGGACAAGACCCTCAACATCAACTTCTTCATCCACGACCCGATCACCGGTGAGCAGTACTCCCGTGACCCGCGGAACGTGGCCCGCAAGGCCGAGGCGTACCTCGCCTCCACCGGCATCGCCGACACGGCGTTCTTCGGCCCCGAGGCCGAGTTCTACGTCTTCGACAGCGTGCGTTTCGCCACCAGCGCGAACGAGAGCTTCTACCACATCGACTCCGAGGCCGGCGCCTGGAACACCGGTGCCCTGGAGGACAACCGCGGCTACAAGGTCCGCTACAAGGGCGGCTACTTCCCCGTCCCGCCGGTCGACCACTTCGCCGACCTGCGTGCCGAGATCTCCCTGGAGCTGGAGCGGGCCGGCCTCCAGGTGGAGCGCCAGCACCACGAGGTGGGCACGGCCGGCCAGGCCGAGATCAACTACAAGTTCAACACGCTGCTCGCCGCCGCCGACGACCTCCAGCTCTTCAAGTACATCGTGAAGAACGTGGCCTGGAAGAACGGCAAGACGGCCACCTTCATGCCGAAGCCGATCTTCGGCGACAACGGTTCGGGCATGCACGTCCACCAGTCGCTGTGGAGCAACGGCGAACCCCTCTTCTACGACGAGCAGGGCTACGCCGGCCTCTCCGACACCGCCCGCCACTACATCGGCGGCGTCCTGCGGCACGCCCCGTCGCTGCTGGCCTTCACCAACCCGACGGTGAACTCGTACCACCGCCTGGTGCCGGGCTTCGAGGCGCCGGTGAACCTCGTGTACTCGCAGCGCAACCGCTCGGCCGCGATGCGCATCCCGATCACCGGCTCGAACCCGAAGGCCAAGCGCGTCGAGTTCCGCGCCCCGGACGCCTCCGGCAACCCGTACCTGGCCTTCTCCGCGCTGCTGCTGGCCGGCCTGGACGGCATCAAGAACAAGATCGAGCCGGCCGACCCGATCGACAAGGACCTCTACGAGCTGCCCCCCGAGGAGCACGCCAACGTGGCCCAGGTCCCGACCTCCCTGGACGCGGTCCTGGACCGGCTGGAGGCCGACCACGAGTTCCTGCTCCAGGGCGACGTCTTCACGCCGGACCTGATCGAGACGTGGATCGACTTCAAGCGCGCCAACGAGATCGCGCCCCTCCAGCTCCGCCCGCACCCCCACGAGTTCGAGATGTACTTCGACGTGTGA
- a CDS encoding RDD family protein: MDNRQAMGSWLSGPRAAIEGAGGELGYRGEQLGLPEEGPGSIARPGRRVGALAVDWTLCLLIANGLITDGYQQATGNWALLIFFVLSVLTVGTLGFTPGKRLFGLRVVELGTGRVNPLRALLRSALLCVAIPALVWDRDGRGLHDRLARTVEVRL, translated from the coding sequence GTGGACAACAGGCAAGCAATGGGATCGTGGCTCTCCGGCCCGCGCGCGGCCATCGAGGGAGCCGGCGGGGAGCTGGGGTACCGGGGCGAGCAGCTCGGCCTGCCCGAGGAGGGACCGGGCTCCATCGCCCGGCCGGGCCGGCGTGTCGGCGCCCTCGCCGTCGACTGGACCCTGTGCCTCCTGATCGCCAACGGTCTGATCACGGATGGCTACCAGCAGGCGACCGGCAACTGGGCGCTGCTCATCTTCTTCGTGCTGAGCGTGCTGACCGTCGGCACGCTCGGTTTCACCCCGGGCAAGCGGCTCTTCGGGCTGCGCGTGGTCGAACTGGGCACGGGCCGCGTCAACCCGCTGCGCGCCCTGCTGCGCTCCGCCCTGCTGTGCGTCGCGATCCCGGCGCTGGTGTGGGACCGGGACGGCCGCGGCCTGCACGACCGCCTGGCCCGCACCGTCGAGGTCCGCCTCTAG
- a CDS encoding DUF4191 domain-containing protein: MARKETAADAANPGRLKQIALTYKMTRKADKKIGLVLAAVGIVVLGVFLAIGFLVGHPIYLGILGLLLAFLATAIVFGRRAERAAFGQMEGQPGAAAAVLDNIGRGWTTTPAVAMNRSQDVVHRAVGKAGIVLVAEGNPNRVKTLLAAEKKKMNRIVADVPVHDLIVGDGEGRVELKKLRTTMLKLPRVLTGPQVTATNDRLRALGDLMSNMPVPKGPMPKGMRMPKGGSPRQR; this comes from the coding sequence ATGGCGAGGAAGGAAACCGCAGCGGACGCTGCGAACCCCGGGCGACTGAAGCAGATCGCCCTGACCTACAAGATGACCCGCAAGGCCGACAAGAAGATCGGTCTTGTACTCGCGGCTGTCGGCATCGTCGTCCTCGGTGTCTTCCTCGCGATCGGTTTCCTGGTCGGTCACCCCATCTATCTCGGCATCCTGGGCCTGCTGCTCGCCTTCCTCGCGACGGCGATCGTCTTCGGGCGCCGGGCCGAGCGGGCGGCCTTCGGGCAGATGGAGGGCCAGCCCGGCGCCGCGGCGGCGGTCCTGGACAACATCGGCCGGGGCTGGACGACCACCCCCGCGGTGGCAATGAACCGCAGCCAGGACGTGGTGCACCGGGCGGTCGGCAAGGCCGGCATCGTGCTGGTCGCCGAGGGCAACCCGAACCGGGTGAAGACCCTGCTGGCGGCCGAGAAGAAGAAGATGAACCGCATCGTCGCCGACGTGCCGGTGCACGATCTGATCGTGGGCGACGGCGAGGGCCGGGTGGAGCTGAAGAAGCTCCGCACCACCATGCTGAAGCTGCCGCGCGTGCTCACCGGCCCGCAGGTCACGGCGACCAACGACCGGCTGCGCGCCCTGGGCGACCTGATGAGCAACATGCCGGTGCCCAAGGGGCCGATGCCGAAGGGCATGCGGATGCCGAAGGGCGGCAGCCCGAGGCAGCGCTGA
- the lipA gene encoding lipoyl synthase, which yields MSAVAPDGRKMLRLEVRNSQTPIERKPEWIKTRAKMGPEYTKMQNLVKSEGLHTVCQEAGCPNIYECWEDREATFLIGGDQCTRRCDFCQIDTGKPEALDRDEPRRVGESVVTMDLNYATITGVARDDLPDGGAWLYAETVRQIHRQTEGRADGRTKVELLAPDFNAVPELLREVFDSRPEVFAHNVETVPRIFKRIRPGFRYERSLKVLTDARDHGLVTKSNLILGMGETREEVGEALRQLHDAGCELITITQYLRPSVRHHPVERWVKPQEFVELKEEAEQIGFSGVMSGPLVRSSYRAGRLYAMAREQRHSAAAGQGADPVAARAV from the coding sequence GTGTCCGCAGTCGCACCCGACGGACGCAAGATGCTGCGCCTGGAGGTCCGCAACAGCCAGACCCCCATCGAGCGCAAGCCCGAGTGGATCAAGACCCGGGCGAAAATGGGCCCCGAGTACACCAAGATGCAGAACCTCGTGAAGAGCGAGGGCCTGCACACGGTCTGCCAGGAAGCCGGCTGCCCCAACATCTACGAATGCTGGGAGGACCGCGAGGCGACCTTCCTCATCGGCGGCGACCAGTGCACCCGGCGCTGCGACTTCTGCCAGATCGACACCGGCAAGCCCGAGGCGCTCGACCGTGACGAGCCGCGCCGGGTCGGCGAGTCCGTGGTCACCATGGACCTCAACTACGCCACGATCACCGGCGTCGCCCGCGACGACCTCCCGGACGGCGGTGCCTGGCTCTACGCCGAGACGGTCCGCCAGATCCACCGGCAGACGGAGGGGCGCGCGGACGGCCGGACCAAGGTCGAACTGCTCGCCCCCGACTTCAACGCGGTCCCCGAGCTGCTGCGCGAGGTCTTCGACTCCCGCCCCGAGGTCTTCGCGCACAACGTCGAGACGGTGCCCCGGATCTTCAAGCGCATCCGCCCCGGCTTCCGCTACGAGCGCTCCCTGAAGGTCCTCACCGACGCCCGCGACCACGGGCTGGTCACCAAGTCCAACCTCATCCTCGGCATGGGCGAGACCCGCGAGGAGGTCGGCGAGGCGCTGCGGCAGCTCCACGACGCGGGCTGCGAGCTGATCACCATCACGCAGTACCTGCGCCCCTCCGTGCGCCACCACCCCGTGGAGCGCTGGGTCAAGCCGCAGGAGTTCGTGGAGCTGAAGGAGGAGGCCGAGCAGATCGGCTTCTCCGGTGTGATGTCCGGCCCGCTGGTGCGCTCCTCGTACCGCGCCGGGCGGCTCTACGCGATGGCCCGCGAGCAGCGCCACTCGGCCGCCGCCGGACAGGGCGCCGACCCGGTCGCCGCACGGGCCGTCTGA